One window of Nostoc sp. C052 genomic DNA carries:
- a CDS encoding bifunctional nuclease family protein has protein sequence MIEMKVAGIALDAITRSPIVLLKDSSDRRALPIYIGQEQARAIMGALENQKPPRPLTHDLIVNLLETWNMTLEKVIIHSLQKDTFYAALIVQQGEVKKEIDARPSDAIAIALRTNTPIWVMEEVIADASIPVDRDADEAEQQAFREFISNLRPEDLIKRFGNGDS, from the coding sequence ATGATTGAAATGAAAGTTGCTGGCATAGCATTAGATGCCATAACCCGCAGCCCGATCGTACTTTTGAAAGATTCTTCAGATCGGCGGGCTTTGCCAATTTACATCGGTCAGGAGCAGGCTAGGGCCATTATGGGCGCACTGGAAAATCAGAAGCCTCCCAGACCCTTAACCCACGACCTGATTGTGAATCTTCTAGAGACTTGGAACATGACTCTAGAAAAGGTAATTATCCATTCCCTGCAAAAGGATACATTTTATGCAGCTTTAATTGTCCAGCAAGGTGAAGTCAAAAAAGAAATTGACGCGCGTCCTAGCGATGCGATCGCTATTGCCCTCCGTACAAATACTCCCATTTGGGTAATGGAAGAAGTCATTGCCGATGCTTCTATCCCTGTTGATCGTGATGCAGATGAAGCTGAACAGCAAGCCTTCCGTGAATTTATTTCCAATCTCCGTCCTGAAGACTTGATCAAGCGCTTTGGTAATGGCGACAGCTAG
- a CDS encoding riboflavin synthase translates to MFTGLIQALGTMEPLGGDSWQITCVSQSGEVIMQDLAYGDSVAVDGVCLTVEKVLKNGFIATASPETLRRTTLGGEQTQQRYVNLEASLRVGSKVGGHFVMGHVDGIGRLLVAEQTASSWEMTFIASEAIARYIVPKGSIAVNGISLTVAAYEPELSQFKVAVIPLTYSETNLRYLLPGSLVNLEGDILGKYVEKFLYSGNPNTTAHDENSMDGITPAFLAEHGYL, encoded by the coding sequence GTGTTTACAGGATTAATCCAGGCATTAGGAACGATGGAACCCTTAGGGGGCGATTCTTGGCAAATTACTTGTGTGAGCCAGTCGGGTGAAGTAATTATGCAAGATTTGGCTTATGGTGACAGTGTTGCTGTCGATGGTGTTTGCTTGACAGTAGAAAAAGTTTTAAAGAATGGATTTATCGCCACTGCTTCACCAGAAACGCTACGCCGCACGACGTTGGGAGGTGAGCAAACACAACAGAGATATGTCAATTTAGAAGCATCGCTAAGGGTAGGCAGCAAAGTTGGCGGTCATTTCGTGATGGGTCATGTAGATGGCATCGGTCGATTGCTAGTGGCAGAACAAACGGCTAGTTCTTGGGAAATGACCTTTATTGCATCCGAGGCGATCGCACGGTACATTGTCCCCAAAGGTAGCATCGCCGTCAATGGCATCAGCCTCACAGTTGCCGCTTATGAGCCAGAACTATCTCAATTCAAGGTGGCGGTAATTCCCCTCACATACAGCGAGACAAATCTCCGCTATTTGCTTCCTGGGAGTTTGGTGAATCTAGAAGGAGATATTCTTGGCAAATACGTCGAAAAATTCCTTTACTCTGGCAACCCAAACACCACTGCCCATGATGAAAATAGTATGGATGGCATTACACCCGCATTCTTAGCAGAACACGGGTATCTCTGA
- a CDS encoding aldo/keto reductase: MQYRRFGKTNLRLSVFSLGTMRYLASFENAHQTIEKALALGINHLETARGYGKSEEYLGRALKAGLSVPRTKLYITTKISATADGDSMRRCIDDSLERLQLDYVDCLSVHGLNTWQHLEWVQAKNGCMQAVEEAITDGRVRHVGFSTHGSLEVIQAAINTDFFEFVNLHYYYFFQRHAPAIQLAAEKDMGIFIISPADKGGRLYTPPQTLKDLCHPYSPLELSYRFLLANHRITTLSIGPANPDELIEPLQVADHDGELTSAEISTFLRLENHQKVALETDNCSQCYACLPCPENINIPEVLRLRNLAVAYDMKDYGQYRYGMFENAGHWFPGMKGNRCTECGDCLPRCPEKLDIPALLKDTHQKLSGKGGRRLWG, from the coding sequence ATGCAATACCGACGCTTTGGAAAAACGAATCTGCGCCTCTCGGTTTTTTCTCTGGGAACAATGCGCTACTTGGCTTCTTTTGAAAATGCTCACCAAACCATCGAAAAAGCCTTAGCGTTAGGAATTAATCATCTAGAAACCGCCAGAGGTTACGGCAAAAGCGAGGAGTATCTTGGTAGGGCGCTAAAAGCTGGGTTATCAGTACCTCGAACGAAGCTTTACATCACTACTAAAATCTCAGCTACAGCAGATGGTGACTCCATGCGTCGGTGCATCGACGATTCTCTAGAACGATTACAACTAGATTATGTAGATTGCTTAAGCGTTCATGGTTTAAACACTTGGCAACATTTGGAGTGGGTGCAAGCCAAAAATGGCTGTATGCAGGCCGTTGAGGAAGCTATTACAGATGGACGAGTGCGACACGTTGGTTTTTCTACCCACGGGTCATTAGAGGTAATTCAGGCTGCAATTAACACAGATTTCTTTGAATTTGTCAATCTGCATTATTACTATTTTTTTCAACGGCACGCACCAGCGATTCAACTAGCTGCCGAGAAGGATATGGGTATTTTCATTATTTCCCCTGCTGATAAGGGAGGACGGCTCTACACGCCACCTCAGACCTTAAAAGACCTCTGCCATCCGTATTCACCCTTAGAACTAAGTTATCGATTTTTACTTGCTAATCACCGTATTACTACTTTAAGTATAGGCCCAGCCAACCCAGATGAATTAATAGAGCCTTTGCAAGTTGCTGACCATGATGGAGAGTTAACATCAGCAGAAATTTCTACTTTTTTACGTTTAGAAAATCACCAAAAAGTTGCTTTGGAAACTGATAATTGTAGCCAGTGTTATGCTTGTTTGCCCTGTCCAGAAAACATCAATATTCCAGAGGTATTACGGTTACGTAATCTTGCAGTAGCATACGACATGAAAGACTATGGTCAATATCGTTACGGAATGTTTGAAAATGCCGGTCATTGGTTCCCTGGAATGAAAGGCAATCGGTGTACAGAATGCGGTGATTGTTTACCTCGGTGTCCAGAAAAGTTAGATATTCCAGCTTTGTTGAAAGATACTCACCAAAAATTAAGTGGGAAAGGAGGTAGGAGATTGTGGGGTTGA
- a CDS encoding M23 family metallopeptidase, with amino-acid sequence MTQRKNSAPDSLHYLWQQGLTKKRFASTLPAQSLCWLSSLSLLSGGFVFAQTETQIDNIVPTVESSQPTAVINPVKKQAVVPEATQGQPEFSQRRARLKQRLGKPEVAQSKEPVRQSTPKIEAAEPVVITRQSKPKVEASQVTPVRVRQEKPNTPARSLPEKLPEVAQPSNNSNSPVSATAGKTKDYNNAYIDPNSYDSGATGTYQAPNSVILTERSSGCRAILPSGQSVLGGVCAKAPERSVADSNGKAAPTWLRRSENAQLPVVSPVRQVATTGNTSRWRAAQSGSTGDTKSAFRPNRFIPNPGEFSPTTVSATPIAPSGGTLPPPMADGNIAPRPSNVAYDFSLASVLPQIPSMGRVAYSGTGMMYPLSIPAPITSLFGWRVHPITGNQRFHAGTDLGAPTGTPVLAAAAGQVETADWMGGYGLTVILNHKSAEQTLYGHMSEILVKPGQWVQPGTVIGLVGSTGASTGPHLHFEVRHLTQDGWVATDPGVELQSALSQLVRGLQTAQVSQQPGS; translated from the coding sequence ATGACGCAGCGCAAAAATTCTGCCCCTGATAGTTTGCATTACTTATGGCAGCAAGGTCTGACAAAAAAACGTTTTGCCTCAACACTACCAGCCCAGAGCCTCTGTTGGCTGAGTAGCCTCAGCCTCCTTAGCGGCGGCTTTGTGTTTGCCCAAACGGAAACACAAATAGACAACATCGTTCCCACTGTTGAAAGTTCTCAACCAACAGCAGTTATAAATCCAGTCAAAAAACAGGCTGTTGTACCGGAAGCCACTCAAGGGCAACCAGAATTTTCTCAACGGCGAGCCAGACTTAAACAGAGACTAGGCAAACCAGAGGTTGCTCAATCAAAAGAGCCAGTTAGGCAGTCTACACCCAAAATCGAAGCTGCTGAACCTGTTGTAATTACTAGACAGTCAAAGCCCAAAGTAGAAGCCTCCCAGGTGACTCCTGTAAGGGTAAGGCAAGAAAAACCCAATACCCCCGCCCGCTCTTTACCTGAAAAACTCCCAGAAGTTGCTCAACCATCAAATAACTCAAACAGCCCTGTCAGTGCAACTGCGGGGAAAACCAAGGATTATAATAACGCCTATATCGATCCTAATAGTTATGACAGTGGTGCTACAGGTACTTATCAAGCACCAAACTCCGTAATTCTCACAGAACGCTCTAGTGGCTGCCGAGCCATTTTACCTTCAGGGCAAAGCGTATTAGGCGGCGTTTGTGCCAAAGCACCCGAAAGGAGTGTAGCTGATTCTAATGGTAAAGCAGCACCTACTTGGCTCAGAAGAAGTGAAAATGCCCAATTACCAGTAGTTTCACCCGTGCGGCAGGTTGCAACTACTGGCAACACCAGCAGATGGCGTGCTGCTCAAAGTGGTTCTACTGGTGACACCAAGAGCGCATTTCGCCCGAATCGGTTTATCCCGAATCCTGGCGAGTTCAGCCCCACAACAGTTAGTGCAACTCCCATTGCGCCGAGTGGTGGTACTTTACCTCCACCAATGGCAGATGGTAATATTGCACCCCGCCCCAGCAACGTAGCTTACGACTTCTCACTGGCATCAGTATTGCCACAAATCCCTTCTATGGGGCGAGTCGCCTATAGTGGTACGGGAATGATGTATCCCTTGTCTATTCCTGCTCCCATTACTTCTTTGTTTGGTTGGCGAGTTCATCCAATTACAGGAAACCAACGCTTCCACGCTGGTACAGACTTGGGTGCGCCCACAGGAACACCAGTTTTGGCGGCGGCGGCTGGTCAAGTAGAAACTGCTGATTGGATGGGCGGTTATGGTTTAACTGTTATCCTAAATCACAAATCCGCTGAACAAACTCTCTACGGCCACATGTCAGAAATCCTTGTGAAACCTGGTCAATGGGTACAGCCTGGAACTGTCATCGGGCTAGTTGGCAGCACCGGAGCTTCCACAGGGCCTCACTTGCACTTTGAAGTCCGTCACCTAACACAAGATGGGTGGGTTGCTACTGACCCAGGCGTGGAATTACAAAGCGCCCTCAGCCAGTTAGTGCGAGGCTTACAGACTGCCCAGGTTAGTCAGCAACCAGGTAGCTAG